The nucleotide window GGAGAGGGTTGCTGAAGAGCTTGAACTCAAGAAGAAGGCGAAGGAGGAGCTCCTCGAGCTCATGAGCCCGCTCATCGAGACCGAGATTCCGAAGTACGGCGTTGAGAAGGTCTGGGTCGTCAGGGGAATCAGGAATGCCACCCTCAAGACCAAGGAGATGTTCGAGGAGGTCAAGGAGCAGATCCTCCTGGCTGACGACGGCTACATCGCCATCAACCTCGAGAGCGACATCATAAAGGCTATCGACAACGGAGCCAAGGCCAAGATAATCGTCACCGAGAACGTCCTCCACAGGCTCGGCACTTCGAAGATAATGGACTACTACAAGGCCGGCAAGCTCGAGCTCAAGGTCATCGACAAGCTCGAGCTTCCGATGCTCATCTGCGACGACGAGGTCTTCTTCGCCCTTGAGGACATGGCCGCCCGCTACTTCAACTACGAGACCCAGATATGGATCAAGGACTTCCGCGTCAAGGCCCTCTTCGAGGGCAAGTTCAACGAGTACTGGGAGCAGGCCAAGAAGGCCTGATTTTTCTTTCTCTTATCCATTTTCACCGCTTTGCTCTTCTCAGCAGGACAGGTATTGCAGCGGCCAAGAGGATAAATCCAGGTCCGCAGATGCTCGTTTCGGTGTTCTCCGTGTTGGCTGCTGTTCCCGCTTTGTTTGACTGCGTCTCTGCTGTGGGGGATGTGAGGTTGACTTCAGCGGGCGTGCCGGTTGAGGTGTCTGCGCTTGTTTTCTTGCAGACTGTTACGTTGGCGATTTTAACATTGCCTGGAAACCAGAAACCCTGTATCAGACTGTTGTTTCCAGTTGTGTTCAGGTAAATGAGGGTGACGTTTCTGACCAATTCGTCTTTTTTGATAATGAAATAAACCGGGAAAACGCTCGAATTCACAACGATGGCCGGACCTGGAGACCAGCTACTCGCGCTTTTGCTGGAAGCTATCCAGAGGTCGCTCACATTAGCATGGCCCCACTCGCCAGGACCCCAGGATTGCAGTTCAATCTTCCAGCCGTTAATCTCGTTGCTAATTTTTCCTCGATGGAGCCAGAACCAACTGCTGACGTTTACCGGCTCAACGCAGAAGTTCCGAGTGTCAAACCTGTAAGCCATATCGACCTGAGAATAATCTGGGAGGTAGTACTCCATCTCCACGTACCAGCTCCCGTTGATGAACGTTGCTCTCCTGTAGATTATCCCCTCCGTGGGAACTCCTACTGCGGGAGTAAAGTTCAGCAGGTAAAGCCTGCCGCCATCGAAGAACAGGAGGTACTCGTGGCCGTAAAAGACCTCAGGCCAGCAGTCGGTCATGCCACAGCTGATCCCCCACTAAAGGACTTCCAGATGAATTAAGGCATTGGTTCCGTTCGAGAGAACCGAGTATTTTACCTCGTAAAGGGAACTGGGCTCTTTTACGTAGTACGTTGCAGAAACCTGAAGGGTGAGGAAAAGGAGGGCAATAAAGAGAGGGGTTACCAGTCGGGACATATGGTTCTCACCTTGTTTGGGTTCTTTCTCTCGCATCATGATACTGCTTGGATGCATAAAAGACTATTTGAATTTTTACCTGTCAAAATTGCAACATTATGAGTCAAAAAATAGGGAGTAAAAAACGATTACTCGGGCTCCAATCTAAAGAGCAAAAATCAGGGGCTCAAACGTACTTGAACTCATCCTCAAGCTCGTCCTTCTCCTTCAGCTTCCAGTAGATCTTTCCATCCTTCTGGTAGCTCTCGACCTTGCCCTGTTCAACGAAGCGGAGCAGGTAGCGGCGCACCTCCATTGAGGAGATGCCGGTTTTTCCTGCTATCTCCTCGATGGTCTTGGGGCCGTCGCCGAGGGCCTCCAGAACCTTTACATTTTTCATTCTCCTCCCTCCAGTTTCCGGTATCTTCCCAACAGTTCTATTATCTTCTCCATTGCCCTTAAATGTTTCTCCAGTTCGTCTATGTCCTCTGGGAGGGAGTTGGCGAGCTCGTTCAGCTTTTCTATCAGCCTTTCTTCAACGCCCTTCATTTCGGCCTTCTGCTGCTTCTTCCTGTGCTCGCAGACCGGGCAGAATACCTTGCCATCCTTCTCAAAGAGCGGTGAACCGCACTGGGGACAGTGCCTGTCGAGCATCTTGGCCCCTGAGAGCATGAGGGGCATTATTATATTCCGTATCTCCTCCTCCGTGGGCCCCCTGGCGCTCATTCAATCACCCCGTCAGGAGCTGGAACACCTCGACGAAGGCCTTCTTCCCGAGTCTCGAACGCCTTATTCTATCCGACACCTCTGCTATGTCAAAAGCCGCTATCCTGAAATTCCTTTTCACCTCTTCAAGCACCTCTGTGAGCTCATCGAGGGTCAGCTCGCCGTGCTGGAAGCGGGCGATTTTGTATTCCGGTCTGAGGACATCCATGTCCACGGTGAGGTAAACCTCGTCACCGAGGTACTTCTTCGCCTCGTCGAGTATCTCGAGCAGGTCGTTTGTCTGGAGGTTCTTATAAGCTCTCCACTTACCGCGGACTTTTCTGCTCCTCAGGAGGGCGGGAAATATCTTGACGCGCCGCGTCCAGAGCTGCGTCCGCTCGGTGGTTGGTATCATCAGAACTGGGGCGAGGACGACGGCCCGGTTTACGAGGCGCTCCTCAAGGGTATAGGCCAGCCACGAGCCGTGGTCGAGGTAGTCGTGCATAAGGTCGGTGTGGGCATCGACGCTGATGAGTGACTGGGGCCTGAGCTTTTCAACTATTCCGTACGTGGCAAGGTGCTCCCCTATTATGTACGCGCTGTCCTGGGGAATCCTCTCGGCCAAAAGCTCGACCCTGCTCGATTCGACTATCATGTAATCCTCGATGAGTTTGTTCCTTTTGAGGAGCTGAAGAACGTAGAGAACACCGTCGCGGTTGGGCTTTTCGCCGAAGGGGATAAACGTCACCATTTGATTCCACCGACCCGTGTTGGCGCTCGGGCTTTTAAACCTTGGCGATGTGTTTGGACATTTAAATGTTAATTCGCGACGCCAAAGTTTAAAAAGTAGCATTCTGAGGTTAAATCGAAAACTCTTCGGAGGCGAGGAGATGATACTTCAGGTTGCCCTTGATCTGACTGACATTGAGCAGGCTATTTCTATCGCAGAGAAGGCCGCCCGCGGCGGTGCCCACTGGCTCGAGGTTGGAACTCCTCTCATCAAGAAGGAAGGCATGCGCGCTGTGGAGCTTCTCAAGAGGCGCTTTCCGGACAGGAAGATCGTCGCCGACCTCAAGACCATGGACACCGGCGCCCTGGAGGTCGAAATGGCTGCTCGACACGGTGCCGATGTCGTTTCTATCCTCGGCGTCGCCGATGACAAGACAATAAAGGACGCGGTTGATGTTGCAAGGCGCTATGGAATCAGGGTCATGGTTGACCTCATAGGCGTTAAGGACAAGGTCAAGCGCGCCAAGGAACTCGAAAAGATGGGCGTTCACTACATACTCGTCCACACGGGCATAGACGAGCAGGTCCAGGGCAAGAGCCCGCTGGAGGACCTTGAGAAGGTTGTCAAGGCCGTCAGCGTTCCCGTTGCCGTCGCCGGCGGACTGAACCTCCAGACCATACCGAAGGTCATTGAACTGGGAGCTACGATAATAATCGTTGGAGGCGCGATAACCAAGGCCGAGAAGCCGGATGAAGTTACGAGAAAGATAATCGACCTCTTCTGGGGCGAGTACATGATGACCATACAGAAAGCTATGGATGATATAATCGACCACATCCACAACGTCTCGGAGAGCCTCAAGCTGGAGCAGGTTCGCGGCTTCGTCGATGCCATGATCGGGGCGAACAAGATATTCATCTACGGCGCTGGAAGGAGCGGCCTCGTCGGTAAGGCCTTCGCGATGAGGCTCATGCACCTCGATTTCAACGTTTACGTCGTCGGCGAGACCATAACCCCAGCCTTCGGCCAGGGGGACCTGCTCATAGCCATCAGCGGTTCCGGTGAGACCAACAGCATCGTCGATGCGGCTGAGATAGCCAAGAAGCAGGGGGGCAAAGTGGTCGCGATAACCTCCTACGCCAACTCGACCCTCGGAAAGCTCGCCGATGTGGTCGTTGAGATACCCGGAAGGGCCAAGACCGACATCCCGACGGACTACATAGCGCGCCAGATGCTCACCAAATACAAGTGGATAGCCCCGATGGGAACGCTCTTCGAGGATTCAACTATGATATTCCTCGACGGAGTCATAGCTCTCCTCATGGCCACCTTCCAGAAGACTGAGAAGGACATGAAGAAGAAGCACGCGACCCTTGAGTGAGGGCTGACCGAAAAGGATATGAACGGCCTTTCCTATTCCCTTTTTAGGGGTCGTCATGCAGTCCTTTACCCATCTTTTCGTTGGAATAGGCGGCACGGGCGCGCGGATAGTCAACAGCATAACCGCGGATGGGATAGTTAAGGTGACCGTTAACCCCGCTTACTATCTTCTCTCGAACTCCGAGATGTACGAGGAGAGGCTCCGGAACTTCTTTTCCCGGCTTCCAAAGGACACGTTCCTTTGGCTGGTGTTTGAGGATAAGGACGTAAATCACGAACTGAGGGAGATTATAGTAGAGAGCGCACCCCGGGACACAATAAGGCTCGCTTACGTTCTCACCCCCAGAAAAGAGCTTGTGGATGAGAAAAAACCCCCTTGGGCACGCGATTTTGAGACAGTTTTTTACGATTCCCTCTGGGATTTCTTTACCGACGAGAGTGTCTCCCTCCAGGATGCGTTCCAGGGGGCCTCCGCGGGCATAGCGGAGATGTTCTCGCGGCTCTACTACTATCTGGAGAGCCAGATGCTGGTGAACATCGACTACGCCGACCTGTTCAACATGATCCGCGGCGGCAACGTAGGAATCCTGCGCCTCCTCCGTGAGGTGGACTTCACCTGGCACTGGGGCATCTGGGAGCGCGGGCTGATAGGCATCCTTGTTGGGAACGACTTCCCCCTCAAGGGGGCCCACAGCATACTGCACAGTTTCCAGGAGATACTCTCCGAGAAGGATGTGATCTGGGGCGTGATAACGGACGAGAACCTCACCGGCAGGGTCGAGATACTCTCCCTGCTCGTCAAAAAGTGGTAGGTGGTAAAATGAGGGCGGTTCTTTTCGACATCGACGGAACTCTGCTGACCGAAATGCCGCTGATTCAACTGTTCCTCCCGCAGGTTTATGACACGCTCTCGAGACGGTTTGGAATCAGCAAGGATGAAGCCAGGGAGCGGTTCCTGAGTGAGATATTCGAGAGGAGAGACACCTATGACTGGCACGACTGGAACTTCTTCTTCAGGCTCTTTGACCTCGACCTCCACTACGAGGAACTCATGGAAAGGTACCCTCACAAGCTCCACGTCTATCCTGATACGATCCCCGTGCTTGAGTGGCTGCGGGAGAGCGGTTATAAGCTTGGGGCCGTTACCAGCGGACCCGAGTACCAGCGGCTCAAGCTGAGGCTCACCGGTCTGCTGGACTACTTCGACGCTGTCGTTACTCGGGAGGACGTCAAGGCAATAAAGCCCGAGCCCAAAATATTCCTCTATGCCCTGGAGAAGCTGGGCGTCGAGCCCGGGGAAGCCGTTATGGTGGGTGATTCCCTGAGCCAGGACGTTTACGGGGCCAAGAACGTGGGTATGGTGGCGGTCTGGATAAACCGGGATGGCGACGAGGATTACAACATGGCGGACTACGAGATTAGAACGCTTCACGAGCTGAGAAAAGTGCTGGGGGGATTGGAATGAGGGAGGTATTCAACGCCGAGGGAGTTTTTGTCAGGTACAGGGAGAGCATGGTGAAGCTGGAGAACGGCCACGAACTGACCCACAGGAGTGAGGAGCCGACGGAACTCTGGTGGAAGCTTAAAGAAGCGATAAAGGGCAGAAAGGTTAGGATAGTTGTCTACGAACTCGAGGAATGAGGCATGATCGCACATCTAATAAACACGGACGTTGGGAACCGGGGGGTTCTGGGGGTATACCTCGACTACCGCAGGGAGAACCCCAATTTTTTACATAATTCTGCAAAACTGTTTTTGGATAATTATGAACGCGTTCTCATCGTCACGGGCTTTCCCATACCCCCCACCATGCGCGCCGAGACCGACGGGCCGCCGGGAACACTGGCCCTGGCGAAGGCAGTTGAGACCCTGGGAGGCACCGCAGAGGTGCTTACTTATCCTGGGGTAAAGACCGCCCTGGAACCCTTCGGCATCAGGTTCACAGACGAACCGGAGATAGAAGACTACTCCCTCGTGATAGCGGTCGAGACACCCGGCGGGGCCGCGGATGGAAGGTACTACTCAATGAGCGCCATGGAGATCACGAGAGAAGCTTTTGACTGGGCGGTTCTCAGGGCAAGAGACATCGGAGTTCCGACGATTGGTATAGGCGATGGAGGCAACGAGGCGGGCATGGGGAACATACGGGATCTCGTCTCTAAATACATGCCACACGGGGAGAGGATAGCGAGCACTGTTGAAACTGATGAGCTGATCCTATCTGCCGTCTCAAACTGGGGGGCCTACGGGCTCGTGGCCCAGGCGTCAATAGAGTTTGGGCGGGAGCTCCTCCCGGGATGGGATGAGAAGACGATAGTTAGGGTAATCTCAAAGCTCGGCCTGATAGACGGGGTCTCCAAAACCCGGACGCCGACGGTTGATGGGATAAGCCTCGACGTCCACGAGAAAATCGTTGAGCTTTTAAACGCCGTTGTAAAGGAGGCCCTAAGGTGATGTGATGAGGCTTGAGGAGTTCATCGGCGATGGGGATTCAATCAGACTCATAGAACGGACCCGCGATTACGCCAGGCACTTCTTTGAACGGGAGGGAACCCACGGCTTCAGCCACGTGGAGCGGGTGCTCAACCTCTGCCTCCACATCGGGAGGGAGGAGGGTGCGGACCTGGAGATCCTGGCCCTTGCGGCCCTCCTCCACGACGTGGCAAGGCCACTTGAGAGCGAGGGAAGGGTTGAAGACCACGCCGTAGAGGGATCCAGGATAGCAAGGCACTACCTCAGAAGCCTCGGGTACCCCGAGGATAGGGTGGAGGCGGTTGCCCACGCCATTGAGGCCCACCGCTTCTCCCGCGGTCCGGAGCCAGAAACTCTTGAAGCCAAGATACTCAGCGACGCCGACAAGCTCGACGCCATCGGTGCCATAGGGATTGCAAGGGTCTTCATGTACTCCGGCGAGCACGGAAGGAGCATAGAGGATTCCCTGGAGCACTTCGAGGAAAAGATACTGAAGCTGAAGGATTTGATGTACACCGAAACCGCGAGGAGAATGGCCGAGGAGAGGCATCGCTTCACCGAGGAATTCATCGAGCGCATAAGGCGCGAGATAGAGGGCGAAATCTGAACCTCCTTTCGGCTTTTTCTTCCATAATAAGGTTTTTAAAGGACTTCCAGAATTAAGGGTTAGCCCGTTTAAGGTCATTCTTAGGTGAGGAGGTGAGGATATGAAGGCGCCAATCTGTGAGGTGTGTTTGAAGACCGACGACATTCTGTGCCCGGCTGACGAGAAAAAGCTCCAGGACGGGGTCATCTCGGAGCTTGATGTTAAGGTTGCGAGACTCCTTTACAGGCTCATCGGGGACGCTGACATGGAGTTTAAGAGGGCCGTTGAGGCCGGCGACATAATAGTCATCGTGGTTGGCGAGGGAGACGTTCCGATAACCATAGGCAAGGGCGGCAAGAACATCAAGGCCCTCATGAGGGAGCTTGGAAAGAGGATACGCGTCATAGAGGCCGTCGAGGTCACGGGAACCGACGACGTCAAGAAGCTTGCCACAGACCTACTCTACCCCGCGGGCGTCTTCGGAGTCAACATCGTTTACAAGCCCGGCGGGGGAACCTACTACAAGGTCCTCGTCATGGGGAGGGACAGGAAGAAGCTCCCCGAAAAGGCCGACGTCCTGGAGAGCATCCTCTCCCAGATAACCGGGGCCGAGGTAAAGATAAACTTTATTTGAACTTCCTTTTCTTCCCTACAGGTTTACGAACTGGAGGTAAATAGGATGTACCGGACGCACTACTCGAGCCAGATTACGGAGGAGCTCAACGGCCAGCGCATCAGGGTGGCCGGCTGGGTCTGGGAGGTCAAGGACCTCGGAGGCATAAAGTTCCTCTGGATAAGGGACAGGGAAGGCATAGTTCAGGTAACCGCCCCCAAGAAGAAGGTTGACCCTGAGCTGTTCAAGCTTATCCCGAAGCTCAACGCGGAGGACGTTGTTGCGGTTGAGGGAACTGTGAACTTCACGCCCAAGGCCAAGCTTGGCTTCGAAATCCTCCCGGAGAAGCTTGAAATACTGAGCAGGGCGGAATCACCTTTGCCGCTCGACCCGACCGGAAAGGTGAAAGCCGAGCTGGACACCAGGCTGGACAACCGCTTCATGGACCTCAGAAACCCCGAGGTAATGGCGATTTTCAAAATCAGGTCCAGCGTTTTCAAGGCCGTCAGGGACTTCTACCATGAGAACGGTTTCGTCGAGGTTCACACCCCCAAGATCATCGCCACCGCCACCGAAGGTGGAACCGAGCTCTTCCCCATGAAGTACTTCGAGAAAGATGCTTTCCTCGCCCAGAGCCCCCAGCTCTACAAG belongs to Thermococcus camini and includes:
- a CDS encoding Sjogren's syndrome/scleroderma autoantigen 1 family protein, encoding MSARGPTEEEIRNIIMPLMLSGAKMLDRHCPQCGSPLFEKDGKVFCPVCEHRKKQQKAEMKGVEERLIEKLNELANSLPEDIDELEKHLRAMEKIIELLGRYRKLEGGE
- a CDS encoding CGP-CTERM sorting domain-containing protein, with the translated sequence MTDCWPEVFYGHEYLLFFDGGRLYLLNFTPAVGVPTEGIIYRRATFINGSWYVEMEYYLPDYSQVDMAYRFDTRNFCVEPVNVSSWFWLHRGKISNEINGWKIELQSWGPGEWGHANVSDLWIASSKSASSWSPGPAIVVNSSVFPVYFIIKKDELVRNVTLIYLNTTGNNSLIQGFWFPGNVKIANVTVCKKTSADTSTGTPAEVNLTSPTAETQSNKAGTAANTENTETSICGPGFILLAAAIPVLLRRAKR
- a CDS encoding FtsZ/tubulin family protein is translated as MQSFTHLFVGIGGTGARIVNSITADGIVKVTVNPAYYLLSNSEMYEERLRNFFSRLPKDTFLWLVFEDKDVNHELREIIVESAPRDTIRLAYVLTPRKELVDEKKPPWARDFETVFYDSLWDFFTDESVSLQDAFQGASAGIAEMFSRLYYYLESQMLVNIDYADLFNMIRGGNVGILRLLREVDFTWHWGIWERGLIGILVGNDFPLKGAHSILHSFQEILSEKDVIWGVITDENLTGRVEILSLLVKKW
- a CDS encoding HD domain-containing protein; this translates as MRLEEFIGDGDSIRLIERTRDYARHFFEREGTHGFSHVERVLNLCLHIGREEGADLEILALAALLHDVARPLESEGRVEDHAVEGSRIARHYLRSLGYPEDRVEAVAHAIEAHRFSRGPEPETLEAKILSDADKLDAIGAIGIARVFMYSGEHGRSIEDSLEHFEEKILKLKDLMYTETARRMAEERHRFTEEFIERIRREIEGEI
- a CDS encoding TIGR02253 family HAD-type hydrolase: MRAVLFDIDGTLLTEMPLIQLFLPQVYDTLSRRFGISKDEARERFLSEIFERRDTYDWHDWNFFFRLFDLDLHYEELMERYPHKLHVYPDTIPVLEWLRESGYKLGAVTSGPEYQRLKLRLTGLLDYFDAVVTREDVKAIKPEPKIFLYALEKLGVEPGEAVMVGDSLSQDVYGAKNVGMVAVWINRDGDEDYNMADYEIRTLHELRKVLGGLE
- a CDS encoding winged helix-turn-helix domain-containing protein, producing the protein MKNVKVLEALGDGPKTIEEIAGKTGISSMEVRRYLLRFVEQGKVESYQKDGKIYWKLKEKDELEDEFKYV
- a CDS encoding glutamate cyclase domain-containing protein, whose amino-acid sequence is MIAHLINTDVGNRGVLGVYLDYRRENPNFLHNSAKLFLDNYERVLIVTGFPIPPTMRAETDGPPGTLALAKAVETLGGTAEVLTYPGVKTALEPFGIRFTDEPEIEDYSLVIAVETPGGAADGRYYSMSAMEITREAFDWAVLRARDIGVPTIGIGDGGNEAGMGNIRDLVSKYMPHGERIASTVETDELILSAVSNWGAYGLVAQASIEFGRELLPGWDEKTIVRVISKLGLIDGVSKTRTPTVDGISLDVHEKIVELLNAVVKEALR
- a CDS encoding arginase family protein; translated protein: MVTFIPFGEKPNRDGVLYVLQLLKRNKLIEDYMIVESSRVELLAERIPQDSAYIIGEHLATYGIVEKLRPQSLISVDAHTDLMHDYLDHGSWLAYTLEERLVNRAVVLAPVLMIPTTERTQLWTRRVKIFPALLRSRKVRGKWRAYKNLQTNDLLEILDEAKKYLGDEVYLTVDMDVLRPEYKIARFQHGELTLDELTEVLEEVKRNFRIAAFDIAEVSDRIRRSRLGKKAFVEVFQLLTG
- a CDS encoding KH domain-containing protein codes for the protein MKAPICEVCLKTDDILCPADEKKLQDGVISELDVKVARLLYRLIGDADMEFKRAVEAGDIIVIVVGEGDVPITIGKGGKNIKALMRELGKRIRVIEAVEVTGTDDVKKLATDLLYPAGVFGVNIVYKPGGGTYYKVLVMGRDRKKLPEKADVLESILSQITGAEVKINFI
- the trmBL2 gene encoding HTH-type transcriptional regulator TrmBL2, with protein sequence MVKDRMVELLQEHFELNLYEARAYVALVGFGVLTPAELASVSEVPAPRTYDVLRSLEKKGFAISQPGKVNKYRPVHPQNILEKFIEEWQERVAEELELKKKAKEELLELMSPLIETEIPKYGVEKVWVVRGIRNATLKTKEMFEEVKEQILLADDGYIAINLESDIIKAIDNGAKAKIIVTENVLHRLGTSKIMDYYKAGKLELKVIDKLELPMLICDDEVFFALEDMAARYFNYETQIWIKDFRVKALFEGKFNEYWEQAKKA
- the hxlAB gene encoding bifunctional 3-hexulose-6-phosphate synthase/6-phospho-3-hexuloisomerase, coding for MILQVALDLTDIEQAISIAEKAARGGAHWLEVGTPLIKKEGMRAVELLKRRFPDRKIVADLKTMDTGALEVEMAARHGADVVSILGVADDKTIKDAVDVARRYGIRVMVDLIGVKDKVKRAKELEKMGVHYILVHTGIDEQVQGKSPLEDLEKVVKAVSVPVAVAGGLNLQTIPKVIELGATIIIVGGAITKAEKPDEVTRKIIDLFWGEYMMTIQKAMDDIIDHIHNVSESLKLEQVRGFVDAMIGANKIFIYGAGRSGLVGKAFAMRLMHLDFNVYVVGETITPAFGQGDLLIAISGSGETNSIVDAAEIAKKQGGKVVAITSYANSTLGKLADVVVEIPGRAKTDIPTDYIARQMLTKYKWIAPMGTLFEDSTMIFLDGVIALLMATFQKTEKDMKKKHATLE